The Xiphophorus hellerii strain 12219 chromosome 7, Xiphophorus_hellerii-4.1, whole genome shotgun sequence nucleotide sequence gtgaatcaGTGAGATCTGTCAGTTACCCTGGTGTGTGattttgctctgaagcacctcGTCAGAAAACCGTAAGacctagagaaatttcgaaaacattttaccggagcaggcatgcgtatcaatgtcatgaCGGAATTTGATATCGATAGtacgatatttgtgggcgtgacggcgatttcaaaattgttttggggtcaaaaatacACTTCATTTCACACTAACGcagcggcagttggtgtcagttacactctgcgtttcggcagttggaaattttgcACGTTTTTCGCTTTTTATGTCGCCATCGTAACTCCGATtgccaccaaaagtaatagctcccctCCCGGCATCGAGCCGCAcattttgataccacttttgtgggtggggacgcagcggtacgagccgcattaacggtgatggaagaagtcagtcactgctctcctcatgcattgctatgggcaggccccaactagaggAATTAAAGGGTGACAGAAATCGAGATAAGAAAGAGTTGATCAGAGTAAAATTGTTGGGACGATGAAAGGTTTGGAATGACTGAGAGATAAAGAACTGACTGGTGGGAGAGGTGGAGACGTGAGTCACCGTGGGTTTGAAACTGAATCTGTTACGATCCCGAAAACAAGTAAATGGACCCCCCAGCGCTCCCTTTGCCCAGTGTCTGGATCTGGGTTGGGTAATTGTGGGGGAAGTATGCCTCAACGCTCATAAGCCAACTGTCAACGTCTACAAAACGCACATTCTGTCCAACCGACGTCCATCTCAAATTCACTCCTTGTCCTAACAGCATCAGCCTCAAAGAAAAACCATGCTACGGCTGGGAGCACAAGAATAACTTGGTTAAACACTGCTCAAAACTTCatgcagcagaagaaaagctTGGAGAGAAAATTTTTGAGCGCACAGAGACTGACAACCAGCGTGCCCTATCCTTGGAGGATGAAACATTCCTATGGATAATGGAAAAGGAAGTTCATCAGGATGAAAACAACAACTGGGTTGCTCCTTTACCGTTCAAGTCCCCTCGCTGGCCACTTCCAAATGACAGAGATCAAGACTGTCTAGACTCAGGTAACTGAGACGTAACCTAAACAACAAACCCCAAATGAATGAACAGTTCTCAGAGTTTATGGACAAGCTGTTCAAGAACCATCATGCAGAGATCGCTTCACCCACCGTCGACAACACTGAATGCTGGTACCTTCCCATTTTCAGGGTATACCATCCCCAGAAGCCCAGTCAGATACGGGTTGTTTTCGACTCTAGTGCAGAGCAGTGTGGTGTGTCACTCAACTCCGTACTGCTAACGGGCCCAGATCTTAATAATGCCCTCCTTGGTGTGCTGATTTGGTTTAGGAATGAGCTCGTTGCAGCCACTGCTGACATCCAGCAAATGTTTTACGGATTTCTCGTCTCACCAGACCACAGAGATTATTTGAGGTTTTTGTGGCATAAGGACAATGACTTGTCAAAGGAGGTCCAGGAGTACCGTATGCGGGTGCATGTTTTTGGTAACAGCCCGTCACCGGCGGTAGCCATCTATTGCCTACGAAGAGCCATTCAGAAAGGCGAGACAAAGTTTGGAACATATATGAGACACTTCGTTGAGAGACACTTCTACGTGGATAATGGATTGATTTCGCTTCCCACTGAATCAGCAGCCATCAACCTGCTCAAGCGAACATGTGACTCCTTGGCTGAGTCCAACCTCAAGCTCCACAAAATTGCCTCAAACAGTGTCTGAGTCATGCAAGCCTTCAAATCAGAAGATCTGGCCTCTGGCATCAAAGATTTGAGTCTTGGTGATGACCCACTACCAGATCAGAGAAGCCTAGGAATGTGCTGGGACATAAACACTGACTCATTCACATTCAAGGTAGCTGTTAATGACAAACCCTACAACCGCCGCAGGGTTCTCTCAGTAATTAACAGTATCTTCGACCCCTTGGGACTTGCATCTCCAGTCACAATAAAAGGCAGGCTTTTGCTACGTGAACTCTCAAATGGAGTTGAAAACTGGGATGCTCCTCTCCCTGCAGACAAAATGGACACATGGGAAACATGGAAATTATCCCTCCAAGACCTGAGCAGCCTGAGAGTGCCACGCTATTATGTGCCAGGATCCCTTTCCAAGTCCACTTACACtgaattgtgtgttttttgtgacGCTTCAAGCTGGGCTATTGCAGCAGTAGCATACTTGAAAACAGTCAATGCAGAGGGACAGTGTGAGGttggatttgttttggttggaaAGGCAAAACTTTCACCACAACCAGAACCTACAATACCTTGCCTGGAACTCTGTGGAGCAGTTCTAGGAGTGGAGATAGCAGAGCTCATTCTGGAAGAGCATGACCACAAACCAAACACTGTTAAATTCTACTGTGACAGCAAAGTGGTTCTTGGGTACGTGTGCAATGATGCAAAGCGCTTTTATGTCTATATACATAATCGAGTTCACAGAATACACCAGTCTACATCCCCTGAGCAGTGGCACTATGTCACATCAGGGCAGAACCCAGCCAATCTAGCTACCAGGTCAATACCTGCACCCCAGCTCATGGACACAAGGTGGTTTAAAGGACCAGACTTTCTTTACAAACTACCTGAACCAGAAACACATGAGTCTTTCGAGTTGATCAAACCTGACATGGATGCTGAAATCCGACAAGTTTCTACTTTCACCACGCAGGTTCAAGAGAATGGACTCACACCAGAACGCTTCCAACGCTTCCCAAAATGGAAATCACTGGTACGTGCCAGTGCCTTCTTAATTCACCAAGTTCGTTCTCACTCATCAAGCAATGCGTCAAACCCTTCATGAAGGGGCTGGCATGAATGTAGACAGCCTCACTCTCCAAAGGAGCTGAATGCTGCCAGTAATCTCATTCTCCAGTCTGTTCAGAAGGATGCTTTTCCTGACGAATACACTTCTCTCCAAGCCAATCAAACTGTCCAGAGCTCAAGCTCCATTATAACTCTTGACCCCTATATGGATGAAGGCCTCGTAAAAGTTGGAGGTCGCCTCAAACATGCTTCATTGGACCCAGAATCCAAGAATCCAATCATTCTCCCAAGCAAACATTATGTGTCAAAGTTGCTTGTCCTGCACTATCATGCCATGGTTGTGCATCAAGGAAGGCAGTTCACAGAAAGTGCGGTTAGGCAAGCCGGTCTGTAGATTGTAGGATGCAAAAGACTGGTCTCATCTGTTATCCACCATTGCATAACAGGCAAGAAACTCAGGGGAAAATTAGAGACTCAAAAGATGGCAGATCTTCCACCTGAGAGACTCAACACTTGCCCTCCATTTTTATATGTCGGGTTGGACGTGTTCGGCCCCTGGTCAGTGGTCACTCGACACACACGAGGAGGAGCAGCACAAAGTAAGAGGTGGGCAATACTTTTTACGTGTATGGCCACAAGAGGTGTACATATTGAAGTCATTGAATCTATGGACACTTGCAGCTGCATAAACGCAATACACAGATTCTTTGCAGTACGAGGTCCAGCAAAACAAATGCGACCAGATGGGGCACCAACTTCATTGCAGCAAGTGTGGAGCTTGGTAtgacacaaacaagcaaaaacccTCCCAACATTGGCAGCTATCTTCACACTAACAGTTGTACATGGGAGTTCAATCCCCCACATGCCTCCCACATGGGTGGTGTCTGGGAAAAGATGATTGGGTATTCTGTGACTTGCAGAATACTGGATTCCATGCTCCTGCTGAACAAACACACCCGTCTGACACATGAAGTGCTTTGTACCCTAATGGCTGAAGCATCTTCTATAGTCAATGCAAGACCCTTGGTTCCTATCTCAATGGATCCTTCCTCACCATTCCTGCTATGTCCTGCAATGATATTGACCCAGAACCAGGACGTTCCTTCTCCACCAGGAGATTTTTGTGGAAAAGACATGCTCAAAAGCCAGTGGAAGCAAGTGCAGGCACTCGCCAATGAGTTTTGGAGTCGCTGGAGGAACGAATATCTCAACACCCTCCAATCAAGACGCAAGTGGCATAGATCGCACCGCAACCTTCAGCCAGGTGACATTGTGTTGTTGAAGCAAAATCAAGCACACAGAAACGAATGGACAATGGCCATCGTCACAACCACTTTTCCAAGCAGTGACGGAAAAGTCAGGAAGGTGGAAGTGAGGACATCATCTCAGGGCATCTCTAAGACTTATTTGCGTCCCGTCTCAGATGTTGTTATGCTCTTAGAGACTGAAGTGACTCATAAAAAGTAATGGCATCAATAATGTCAGGTGGGGAGTGTTCTGCCCAAGGCTAGAAGTTAggaatatgttttaataatttaatctaaaaaactTCTACTGTATTGgtttatctgtattttattttgaaggggaaTTTTGAGGTGGCAGTGCATTGCCATactaaaaatcaaaataagaaacaacAAGAAGTTTTAGCTTGACGTCTGCACGGTCGTTTGCCAATTTCAGCGAGACGTCTTTGCTCTTCATTGCAGATGTTGCATCCGGGTAAGATTGGTCTTTGTACCTTGGGAGATTGGCGAAGATAGGGGAAATTGTCCCTTTGGACAGATCTTTTTTCATTGGTCCGGTCTTCTAATGGCACTTTTGTTAGAGCAGAAGTTGAGACAGACTCAACTGTTTCCTTCTTGCcgcaaacttccccagccggagAAGTTTGCTTCTTAGAAAGATTTGAGAAATCTTTCCCCAGGAGCGTGGTCTCTACATGGCTATTGTCTTGTAAGGCATTTTTTGTGAAAGCAGAAGATGTCTTTCCAGACGGAAATATGTGATAACTCTCACTAGAGCCTGATAAGGAGAAATCCTGATCATGAAAATCGGAGGAATCAGAGGAATCAGAGGAAATGGAGGAATTGGAGGAATTGTTCCCTACTACAATATCCTCTTCAAGGAAATCAAGGATATTATCATCTGAAATCTCACAGCAAACATCCTCAGGCAGGGAAGTTTGCTGCTTTCTAGCTGGAGAAAGATCAAAAACATACGAATCGAAAATATCATACTCAGAGACGATATTGCACTCGTCCTGAGAGCTAAGTTGTTTCTCTGAGCAAACTTCCCCAGCCAGGGAAGGGTTGAAAAGAATGGCATCAAAATCGTCATACTCTGTGCATTCGTCCCGATAGCTGCTTGTTTCAAAAGTGATTCCCGGAAGCAGTTTGTTAAAAACTTTCCTCACTCCTGTGGTGATCAAATATCTGGCCCCAAAAGTCAGGGGAAAAAACATGGTGGTCAAGACCTCTTCCATCCTAAAAATCGTTGAAAAACACTGTGCTGAGAGTCAAAGAGTTGCTTGTAGAATACCTGATGCTTTGAGATGGAAGCATTCATAATCTCAGGAATGTCTTGCTTCTGATCGTTGTTATGGAAATGGTCAGATCAGTTCTGAATAACTCAAACTATTAACCCTTTGCAACTGCGTCACTTAATCATTTGAGGCGAATGATTAATCATGACGGACGTCAGAAGTTTATATTTCAGGAGGCTGGGGGttaaaacagggattttaatagttaaatattacGTTTAGATTGACAATAGtatattaaaaccattaatttaagTAGGTTTTTATCATTCTATCAGGCTTAAACGTTTGAATCATACttgacttaaaaatatcttaaaagtaaaattaaatgtaacttacagGCATTTGCTGCTGGTGttgttgtaaaatgtgacaagaaaCTTTGCCTACTTGGAGAAGAgctacaaagaaataattttggtttaataattttacatgttAGCATAAGTAAAGAATAAAGAATGATCCCAAAGAAATGATGCTGCCGCTCCATATTTGATGGGTTGTAAACAACCCACTCCAACACATTTGTTCTGTACGCTGcggaaatgaaaacattagacacaatactagaaaattcctgaagaaatttaaccggggcctgccaaagtgtgcccgtggtttggacccagcgttatgctaaaaatcagaatcaatgctaaagaaagctgcaatagtatgaggagaatcacaagaatgttgactaacatgaACATGCACCATTCAGGATGATAAAGTAaatgtatcagctaaaattagcgaaaatgctaatgttagcgtgattgctatcagtagcatgtgggacatcactaggatgttgtCTATAATTGACTTCCTCCATTCAGTATGCTagacatggctaataagtcaggaaaatagctaatagcttatttaagctaaaaggctaatgctaatgaactgccttatagagcaaggcagttccctaacctgagagaaaaagataatgcaggctaATATTATTAACCTGAGGGgcatattgaggcttttattttgtaattttcagtAATACGTTAAACAGGTCTGGTCCCAGCCACACGGAGCACTGATGGTGTAAAGAGAACGTAGATTGTGGACGAGGTTTAAATGAGGAACCTTTGTCTAACAGGCCAGTTACACAGAGAGAAGCTGGGATAAATCATTTAGCTTGAAAACTGtgtgtggaaacatttttccaccTACATCCAAATCTGGAAACAGTataaacaaattcatatttagaagtttgtttgtgtgcagGACGGCTGATGTGTCCACAGTGTAAGAAGCCAGTTTGGACTAACCTGAGTCTGGTTCAGACAGGCCTGCAGTTTCCTCTTGGCTCTCCACCTGGCTACCCTCAGCCTGGTCTTCTCTCGACGCTCACGCACCTTCAACGACACAGCCTCATCATAATCCAGTACGACGTTTCCAGAGCATAAAAACCATATTTGTCCCAGGATTAAAAAGCTAACTGACCAGGTCTGCCAGCAGCGGCTGAGGCAAGCTTTTCTCCAGCTCCCGCCGCCTGTTCAGGTTTCTCCTCCGCAGCTCGTTCCGCCGCAGTTTGTATTCTTCGTACAGACTCAGGTCTTTGGTCCAGGGCCGCACCGCCTGCCGGGGCAGACCGCTGGGCTGCAAGGCTGAAGCAGAAGGCAGGGAGCCGGCCAACTGAGGAAGAGTATCTGAGAGGGAACACACAACATTGTTCCTTCCATTATGgaagattattttttacagatcaTACTTCTGCCTAGTCCAGTATTATGTTTATAATGTGATAATGTAGATGTAATGTGAGATTTTTACTCCAGTAGTATTGTTTACTGTGCactgataataaataaatttaatctaatcaaaacacacacacagagatctACTCACAGATGCAGGATCCAGCTGGGCTGAAATCAGATCCCAGGTGGATCTGACCTGCTGACGGTCGTGTTGGCTCGGCCGCCCTCCTTTGGGTctgcaggaggagaaagaaagaaaatctacatCCTATTGACTGGTTTTCACTTTGGTGACGATGGACTGCATCTGAGGACGTCTGTGTGTTAATGTGCGGTGACATCGTCATCACCAGGTATGGTGTTGgtatttatttccaaatttaCTTTCTACTGCAGTACATAGTGTTACCACAAGGGGACAAACCTTGAATTGGAGTTAGTCCTTCTACCACATGCCATAATCTCCTCCCATCATCCTCCCACAGCTTTGTAGCAGTTGGTGAGGTGATGGGAGTGTTCCTACAAACAGCACTACATGTGAAGTTACAGGAAAATTTTGATCACGGAATCACAAAATGTAACTGTGTCAATCTAAAAACCAAAGCAGAATGATTTCTAACACAGCCGGTGTTACAGCCGCagtatgtaaatgtaaatgtatgtaaattTGGATTTGGAAAGTATTCCCTCCACAACAGTAAATAAGTGAGCAGGGACTACTGGTCACCTCTGGCTGTGGGGGTGGACCGCGCTGCGCCTGGCAGTCCAGCAGCAGGGTGgccatcacttcctgttcctctgCTGGCTCCTCCTTAATACAGATcacctcctcttcttcttcctcctcttcttctttttgtgacAGCTGGACCTCCTGCTTCACCTGAAGACAATCAGCACCATCTGAGGAAATTTTCAAGGTTCTAATTTGAATCCTTAagtatttctgtgaataatgtACTGTAATTTAGTAGTATGaccaaagacaaacacacaggTGTTCCAAGCAGAACACTTCAGACTCAGATGAAACAAAGCTCACCTGCAACACTGAATCAGGTATTTTGTGgcgccttttctttttgaattaCCCAACATTAATGTCAGAATGGTTTGAGctatgtaaatgtttttcttatttattgaaactATCGAACACTAagcaacaaatacatttcaaacCAGATATTATCatccactgtaaaaaaaaaaaaaaatctacctttTATTCTCGCTGACTGACATTAAATCCACCTAAAACTTTCCAGTTCAACATCAGTTAGAATCAGAGTTGGGCAGTGACATGTTACATTTACTTAGTTACATTTACTATAGTAAATTGTAATAGTAATTGAGTACATTTCTACTCCCTAGTTGAGTACATTTGTTTGAAGAAAATTACTCTGGTTAAGACCAGAGTTCAGACTTCAGTCTTGGTTTGATTAAGTGAACTCTGTTCAAATGAATGTGTTAACGCCAAATGGACCGGAAACCGCTCCAATAGCAAGAAGCCAATACCAATAGCAAgaagcagggcattctgggtaaatacaaccaaaacaaaaccacaaggCTAGCGCTAGCGAGCGAATTGGGTCATGGTCTCTCACCAAAGACAAAGGAGAAAttctacaactgctaaaatctacTCCATTCTTGTTTGTATTTGGTGAAGTCTTCTTCAGAGTTTTTTATGTCGCttctttcagtggttcttggtgcaacGCCACCACAtgcaaggaggggaacaggttttctcaaaaggtttgtttttttgaccCAATGCAGTGAGAAGGTGAGACATTCCAGctgaaaatagaataaatattgcaattttggtccctaaTTGAGTCAACTGGACTATTGGGTGTGAAAACACCATAAAAATGTTCTCtcattatttttggtttacCAAACAGAGATAATGGTAACCCTATACTGATATAAACCTTATTAGCAAAACCTCAAAAAGGCCACATCTCTTCTTGTAgatgtaaatatttggtttcaatCCAAGGTAAACCTTTTCCTGTCcagcttaaaacaaaacatgagcTAATTACTGGATGTGTGCTGTCACCTCTGGAGCAAAAGAGGGCAGCATGGAGCTATCAACCTCTGGGGACAGTGGGACAGGCGCTGGCTGTTGCCCTGACAACAACGTCAGGGTCCTAATGGAATCAGGAGCCTCGGCACATCGTTCTGTTGTAGGCTGCATGGTGACGGTCCATTCCACCTGGTCCACATCCTCCCTCTGAGGTCCATCATGCACCGagtgatgaaataaaactgcATAAGAAACAAGAGGTCTTAGTCCAGATCCTGTCTGACCATTAGACAAACTTCAGCTCACATCAGAGAAACTACAGGTGGAGAAATGCATCGTTCAGCAGAGcggtgtgcagcagcagcatatATACCTCCTATgcctaggcctgtcacaataaatcaattaatcacatcataaatgaaaagaactcaatcattttcacttgcttgatttattgtttttctcgtttctctctctttttaccaaaaactgaatgataaaagtcttcagtctggtgttttggtcttcttggttttctttatttattttggatatttcaaatgtcttccagttctacTGTTTAgatattcattagaatttaaagtttattgatccttGAGAACGTGTTCTTGCATTTCTATGCCATTATTTCTAGTACAcaacttgaaaatggtctcaaaacaatattatcgtttatcgcaataagttctgggacaatttactGCGCTGTACCTGCGCTGCTGTCCACAGACTCGCCCACAGTGAGTGTGAGTGGAAGCAGCAGGTCCGATGAGTCGGAGCTCGTCGCATCTGAAGGACAGCAAACTCTGACTGCTCGTCTGCTTGTGCTATCTGACGAGGTGCATTCTGGGAACAAAACAGAAGCGAGCAATGAGACTCTGAAGGCGCTGAGGCAAAACATACACACCTCACATGTTCACACCTTGGCTGCTGCTAAACAGTACTTCCTCTGCAGACTTGTGAGCTGGACGGGGTACAGGCAGCTCTGCCTTCCCCCTCTGCATGCGGGTGAAGGCGGGCGGCTGGACGCGGATCAGCGCGGAGGCTGATGccctctgctgcagctcctcctccactcCCTGCCTGTAGTACTTGAGCTTCAGCTCGGTGTAGTGCAGCTTGGCTCGGATGTTGTcgttctccttctccttcaggGCCTTCTCCCTCTGCAGCGCCATGACATCTCTCTTCATCACCACCACCTGAGCCTTCAGTTCCTCAAACTTCACTCC carries:
- the LOC116722889 gene encoding uncharacterized protein LOC116722889 isoform X1, with product MDVSIAVSLIRGQMGTVVERAVNTAVETVLAEMLKVVGVKFEELKAQVVVMKRDVMALQREKALKEKENDNIRAKLHYTELKLKYYRQGVEEELQQRASASALIRVQPPAFTRMQRGKAELPVPRPAHKSAEEVLFSSSQECTSSDSTSRRAVRVCCPSDATSSDSSDLLLPLTLTVGESVDSSAVLFHHSVHDGPQREDVDQVEWTVTMQPTTERCAEAPDSIRTLTLLSGQQPAPVPLSPEVDSSMLPSFAPEVKQEVQLSQKEEEEEEEEEVICIKEEPAEEQEVMATLLLDCQAQRGPPPQPETQRRAAEPTRPSAGQIHLGSDFSPAGSCIYTLPQLAGSLPSASALQPSGLPRQAVRPWTKDLSLYEEYKLRRNELRRRNLNRRRELEKSLPQPLLADLVRERREKTRLRVARWRAKRKLQACLNQTQAPGGAAVVSQAGVSVSRQHQQHGTPCASNNQQRQNSSSPHTSSFLSTVSGNSIPAVLPAVPSSSLILRGPNVSPHEHTVTSSSSSSYDQISQSPRAMLLTDVHISQ
- the LOC116722889 gene encoding uncharacterized protein LOC116722889 isoform X2, with the translated sequence MDVSIAVSLIRGQMGTVVERAVNTAVETVLAEMLKVVGVKFEELKAQVVVMKRDVMALQREKALKEKENDNIRAKLHYTELKLKYYRQGVEEELQQRASASALIRVQPPAFTRMQRGKAELPVPRPAHKSAEEVLFSSSQECTSSDSTSRRAVRVCCPSDATSSDSSDLLLPLTLTVGESVDSSAVHDGPQREDVDQVEWTVTMQPTTERCAEAPDSIRTLTLLSGQQPAPVPLSPEVDSSMLPSFAPEVKQEVQLSQKEEEEEEEEEVICIKEEPAEEQEVMATLLLDCQAQRGPPPQPETQRRAAEPTRPSAGQIHLGSDFSPAGSCIYTLPQLAGSLPSASALQPSGLPRQAVRPWTKDLSLYEEYKLRRNELRRRNLNRRRELEKSLPQPLLADLVRERREKTRLRVARWRAKRKLQACLNQTQAPGGAAVVSQAGVSVSRQHQQHGTPCASNNQQRQNSSSPHTSSFLSTVSGNSIPAVLPAVPSSSLILRGPNVSPHEHTVTSSSSSSYDQISQSPRAMLLTDVHISQ